A window of the Helianthus annuus cultivar XRQ/B chromosome 4, HanXRQr2.0-SUNRISE, whole genome shotgun sequence genome harbors these coding sequences:
- the LOC110933269 gene encoding uncharacterized protein LOC110933269 codes for MGKTPTLAALAKRGVVIDDTTYILCNSGEENDDHLFTRCIVAAQVWFMVSRWCKIAPVIATTIKEVLEVHNQVDLACKARGVFCRIVRVACWCIWRAHNSLGFDNKQVKVAEIISDIKSLGFLWICNRSKDRNLYWEDWCRFVNM; via the coding sequence ATGGGTAAGACTCCCACCTTGGCTGCCCTTGCTAAGCGTGGAGTGGTTATTGACGACACGACCTACATTCTTTGTAACTCGGGTGAAGAAAATGATGATCATCTTTTCACTAGATGTATAGTTGCTGCCCAAGTTTGGTTTATGGTTTCTAGATGGTGCAAGATTGCTCCTGTTATCGCGACAACGATCAAGGAAGTTCTGGAAGTGCACAATCAGGTTGACCTTGCGTGTAAAGCCAGAGGCGTATTCTGCAGGATTGTGAGAGTGGCTTGCTGGTGCATATGGCGGGCGCACAACAGTCTCGGGTTTGATAATAAACAGGTGAAGGTGGCCGAGATTATCAGTGATATCAAATCGCTTGGTTTCCTTTGGATTTGTAATAGGAGTAAAGATAGAAACTTATATTGGGAAGATTGGTGTAGGTTTGTGAATATGTAG